ACTAACCcttataaatataacattgaaaAAGGTTAGTGTAAAATAGGAGGAATTGAGCAATGTTgagttaatatattttataaattcaaagaaatcaatataatataacattattattgagatttttatatatataagattgAATTATTTGCTCCTTCATCAGGTTCCAAGGAGAAATTAGCATGGTGCATCAGGCAAAAAATTGCAGTAGGAACAGCAAAGGGTATATTATATCTTCATGAGGGTTGTCAAAGAAGAATAATTCATAGAGATATAAAAGCTGCAAATATATTGCTCACTGAGGACTATGAGCCTCAGGTATCATTTTTCACTACAAATTTATTCTACTTATACAATTTTGATTCTTGCCATTGATCACCGCAAACACCTTTTTAGTAATgtttttattgcattttgtatTCACCCCAAAAGACAAAAGGACAATTTTGTTGGAAGATTCTTTGTTTATTTAtggatgaaaatgaaaaatgaaactGAAGCctctttgtttttttgtttcacATTAATTAGCTCATGCGTACTTCTTAATATTTAAAGCactaaagtttaattatttatttttatattaatgttttagtaattaaataagtacTATATAAACTTTAATTAAATTTCTGTGCAGATATGTGATTTTGGGCTAGCAAAATGGCTACCGGAGAATTGGACTCACCACACTGTTTCAAAATTTGAAGGAACTTTTGGGTATGTGAcctttaaatgattttttttttcatttcatttttattatgttttgatTGGAGTAAGAGAATAGAgtgaaaatattttcatatacaagttctttgttaattttacacACCAAATACTTTCATAAATAAATCTTGtcacccaatttttatttattaaccatattctttattttttcggATGCATATACATTAACTTAACAAATATCTCAAACATTTTTTTCCgtctttttaaattcaaaatatatttatcttttttttttaaacatgttTTTATTAGGACGGTACATGAATGGGGTAATATCCATGTATATCCATAGTAGCAATTATCTGTATCCGATCTAAATTTTGTGATATTATCTGATCCGCAAAGTCATCGGATCGGATCAGATCCAATCTGCACTGTGATATGATTGGATTGTGGATTTGGCAGTGATATTTGTGGACCCAATCCGCGTATCTGCACATCTCATATAAatagtataatttaaaaaagtaatgCCTAATGTGATATGAATGTTAGTGTGttgttttatgaattttatgatatcttatttttaattttttatgttgtgctttaacttagaataattaaatttagatcttgtgttttttttttgttatctaaGAGAACTTTTATgcataatattttaagaataaataggCTTAAATaggtgaaaaaataaattttttgaacttttttttaACAGCCAAACAAGACCTTAAAACGGTTTTTTTAATTAAGCAGATCAGATCGGATCAGATCCAACATGAAAAAATGTGGATATCATAGCCGATTCGATGAGTGCAATATGGATAAGATAGAATTATAGACTATATTCGATCTGTGTGCAGCCGTAGTTTCTATTTTCAATATCTGTCTCAGAATAacaattaaatagtaaaaattcaaatgtagttgtctttatataaaattattagttaagAATCGTTATATAATTTAACatgtttgactaaattattatctaatgactctcaactatcaatttcacatgaaaataattTACTGGCCAAATACTAATCCGGTGTTACAACTTATAGTGTGTTTCTATTAACTAGGGTTTTGATTTATGATTCCCACAGGTACCTTGCACCTGAGTACTTGCTTCATGGAATTGTTGATGAGAAAACAGATGTATTTGCTTTTGGTGTGCTTCTATTAGAATTGGTCAGTGGAAGGCGTGCACTTGATTATTCACAACAAAGCCTTGTTTTGTGGGTATAGTatccattttaattcatttccaAACAACTTTTACTTCAcatgattttgataaaattaaagttaatttatGTTCTCAGGCAAAACCATTGCTGAGAAAGAATGAAATTAAGGAGTTGATTGATCCATCACTAGATGAAGAATTTGACACAAGGGAGTTGAATCTCATGTTATTGGCAGCTTCTTTGTGCATTCAACAATCTTCAATTCGCCGCCCCTCTATCAGACAGGCATGCAccttttgtttgtgtttttttattttttatttttatttttaatattttttatttattaaaattttattaaaaaataaaaaatacaaaccaactaatacttttatctttttatttttgtaaccgTATAAATTTGTGTGccattagtatttttttcttaaagaaGGAGAAGCAGAAATAGAACTAGTATTTGAGTATTCAAACACagcttttattatttgttttattttttttccttcagtTGGAAGTTATCatttaattgaaattttatttttcatacatatacataattaataaaaataataagaatattaaaaaacaCATGCTAGGTCTTTTAAGAAGTTGAAAAGAATGATGTTTCTTGAGGCtaaatttgtttataataaACGAGGATTGTGTGCAATCTAATTATGTTGACAATGTGTAATTGGTTGGtccaattattttataatagaatttttaaaaatattttaatataaattgaaggGTCCGTTTTTTtagtgatttttatttttagtttataaattGGATGGtccaatttttatttctaaaagtCAAAAGGTCTAATTTTTGTTTCTCAAAAATTGAATAGTTTAATTTCTACACTTTAAATTTACATTTAAGATTAACTTTCTTACCTTCGTCCATGACATTAAAAACCATCATTCTAtcccaatataaaaaataatttgcgATTTATTGATCGTCTTCTTTTCATTTATGTACACATTTCAaactgtattttttttcttttttttttttgtggtggTAGGTTGTTCAACTTTTAAATGGAAATCTCAACTGCTTTAAGGGCGTGAAGAAAACTAGATTTCCATTCTTCAGAAAAGTCTTCCAAGAAGAACTCCTTGATTCTGAATAATTTGAAGGGAAATGCAACAATATATCAGGTTGAATTTGGTACATTATATATTAAGATCAATTACTTttgaaatattcaaatatatacagtttgattattttagtGTATGATGTGCCAAATTCAATCCGTTGCATTCAAGACTTACCTTTTGGTGCAACATGAAAATCACATGATCTTCTTCAGCATGCACACACAAAAAGGAAGATTGTGATCACTGATGAGTTAATGGTAATTGATGCATGTGATCAACTTCTTTTATTCATTTTGCCACAAAAAAAGTGTTTTTCTCAATCCAAACAAGGCATTGATGGGCTTCTATATATAGGAATTGACTCATCAAACCCAAAAAGTTTTGCACTTTGTGAAGCCCAAAAGAAGCATTCTATTGCCCCTACACCTGTGTAcataatagaattttattttattttattttattggtaaTAGATAGTTATTGTATATTGAGTCTTAGTtaagacaccaaaaaaaaatatatattagaatctTTTTCATGTGCAAGTTTCGCATAATTTGGTATATATATGGAAAACATGTTATTTAGTAATTTAGATAATCTTTATTGCatattgtttttcatttttattatttttaatataaatttttatattttaagtttttttaagaatttaatttagttatttatttaaatttgctCTTAATATCTTATGTTGTCTACAGATAATAACTCCAGATAataagtttttataattttttcttttggaacTAATTTCTAAACTAGAATGAGCTAAACCCACTCAATGTTATCAAAATCTATAGAGATTAGGGTTCAACTTGTGTTCCTTTATCGAGAAAAATAGTCCATAACATAGAAGAATTAGGTAGATATTTAAAGTTTAATGTTGAGCCATGTTAATTTTGAGGGAAAAAACTATGTAAAATTTAACAAACATCCAAAATTGGATATTCATGATTATAAAATCTGGaagagtaaaatattttatagtaaTTCATTAGTTTTTTTGGTTTCTAAGGATATCCTTTAGTCTGGTTGGCTAAAGATTAATTCATCGTAGATTAGAACTTCATTTAAGGATTTATTGTTAGCCAATAAATTACTGCATGTACAAAATAGAATTCAAACTTTAAACacttatttaagtaaattagtAAACTACCTACTAGACCAATCTAATTTGGTTTATAGTAGCTCATtggtaattattaattatgggATATAGACTTTAATTTGATATCAGTTATCacgatataaataatttattatacaaatttaaactattaaaggaaataaaggatagataatatatattctaaCCATTATCATGTCAAACATCatattatttatcatttattattttttagcacTATGATGCGGCCTCTACTTTTGTATTCAAAAAGAAGGACCAATAATAATCATAGTTATAGGCTATAACATTAAAGTGggaatatataataagaatgaaAAATTCTTCCAAATCCAATCTCTTGAATCTTGAAGCTATTTTACTGTTAAACAATTTGGTAAAGTAAACAAAACTAAGTTTATCTGCGACGTcaccaaaacaaaacaaaatttaatggatattttttaaagtaatatatttatatttataagttTGTTTTATATTTANataattgtcatatattattgttagattattcataaattttttaaaaatttagttgttaaaaatatatttaatataaattaaaaatttttaggctaaaattttttaaataaagataaaaaaatataatttacttttttctttattataagATACACAATGACAAAAAAATGTGCATACACCACTTTAAACTCcgcaatttaatttatattaataaataagagcgagataattatataaattttatgggattaatatttgaaaaagagctttatttcagaaaactaacatttaaaaaatagcTTTGTAAACTTTTAGATTTTTTCACCATCGGAGCTAACATTTATAATGATAGTTCTTCCAAAGTCTTATAGTTCATGAAGTTGGTGCTTTCGTTAAGAGTCGATCAATCGCAAAGAATTACTTGCAAAGGGTTTTAATAACTAATGGGGGATTTTGATTAGTAAAACTGCGTTTGtttatgagaataaaataaaataaaatgttgaaaataagatataaagaacaaaaatataaaattttatatttttatattttgtttggtgataaattagaataaattatgaaaatctaatttattctcatttttttcatttaaaaaatttgaaacgaaaagtataataataaaaaatatataattataaaaatttaacaaaaataatgaaaaaaataaaaaatagattgtgttttttattagtgtcttcatatcttttttatcaaaataacacaaaatatattaattcagTATTTCTAGACATATTATTTCTGTCTATATCTTTTCTATTAAACAAAATTTCATCGAGCCAGCTCTTGAAAATTAGTCGACCAAAAAGAATTATCTGACAAGAATTAACCAATAGAGAGTTCTAATTGACAAAAAGTTGAGTTAAGTACTACAGAGACTGGAGTCATTGATAAAGAAGTTTTGGAACACTAACTAGtttcacaagaaatcaaaaatggagaaaagaaaggaaagcaaaacgaagtagaaaagaaattttttgatTTGTAAATATCTAGCGATATATGAAATGAATACAATGCTATCTACTTTTAAAAGGGTCAACTACTGATATATATACTAGCACAAGAGAGAGAGTTAATACCAAATCACTAATTAACCAAACTAACACTCTGTTTCTAATAAAGatttacaatttttatttttgttatcatTCACACCCCCTCAAAATGGAGTATGGTCGAAGAGTTACTCGCAGTTTGACCCGTAATCTCTCAAAGGCAGCAGCTGATAATGGCTTGGTGAGAATGTCTACAATTTATTCAATCCCTAGGATATGCACAATATGTAGGGAGTTGTCTCTCAATTTGCCTCGAATCAGCTGGACTTCAAGCTGAAAATGCTTGA
This sequence is a window from Arachis duranensis cultivar V14167 chromosome 2, aradu.V14167.gnm2.J7QH, whole genome shotgun sequence. Protein-coding genes within it:
- the LOC107475893 gene encoding receptor-like cytosolic serine/threonine-protein kinase RBK2; protein product: MKEKVDSPVTVLEDYFRSSDSSETSCSKDHDHSGLDSESQEISRPSCSRWHSFVQILKGKSSSKNNTLLHPLNISRRMSSSMRESLWPSCLLDVASPSPCRSPWKIFSHHDIQLATNHFSQENLIGKGGYAEVYKGCLPNNQLVAIKRLTRGTADEIIGDFLSELGVMAHVNHPNTAKLVGYGVDGGMHLVLELSEKGSLASLLYGSKEKLAWCIRQKIAVGTAKGILYLHEGCQRRIIHRDIKAANILLTEDYEPQICDFGLAKWLPENWTHHTVSKFEGTFGYLAPEYLLHGIVDEKTDVFAFGVLLLELVSGRRALDYSQQSLVLWAKPLLRKNEIKELIDPSLDEEFDTRELNLMLLAASLCIQQSSIRRPSIRQVVQLLNGNLNCFKGVKKTRFPFFRKVFQEELLDSE